A portion of the Oxynema aestuarii AP17 genome contains these proteins:
- the atpE gene encoding ATP synthase F0 subunit C, which yields MDSLIAAASVVAAALAVGLAAIGPGIGQGNAAGQAVEGIARQPEAEGKIRGTLLLSLAFMEALTIYGLVVALVLLFANPFA from the coding sequence ATGGATTCTTTAATTGCTGCTGCTTCGGTTGTTGCTGCTGCTCTGGCTGTCGGTCTCGCGGCGATCGGTCCTGGAATCGGTCAAGGTAATGCGGCAGGACAAGCGGTTGAAGGGATTGCCCGCCAGCCGGAAGCCGAAGGCAAAATTCGCGGCACCTTGTTGTTGAGCTTGGCCTTCATGGAAGCGTTGACGATTTACGGTTTGGTGGTTGCCCTCGTGCTGCTGTTTGCCAACCCGTTCGCTTAA
- a CDS encoding F0F1 ATP synthase subunit B': MTHWTILLAVEKTAEGGLFDFDATLPLMALQFVILAAILNAVFYKPLSNAIDGRSDYIRSNQQEARERLAKAENLAREYEQALASSRKKAQEIIAQAQAEAQKISADKIAAAQQEAQAQREEAQKELDRQKQEALNSLEQQVDTLSRQILEKLLGSELVNS; the protein is encoded by the coding sequence ATGACGCACTGGACTATCCTATTAGCAGTAGAAAAAACGGCAGAAGGTGGCTTATTTGATTTTGATGCCACCTTGCCTTTAATGGCCCTACAATTTGTGATTTTAGCGGCCATCCTCAACGCCGTCTTTTACAAGCCCCTGAGCAATGCAATTGACGGACGTAGCGACTACATTCGCTCGAACCAACAAGAGGCCCGAGAACGCTTGGCGAAAGCCGAAAATCTGGCAAGGGAGTACGAGCAAGCCCTAGCGAGCAGCCGCAAGAAAGCTCAAGAAATTATTGCCCAAGCTCAGGCCGAAGCGCAAAAAATTTCAGCCGACAAAATTGCTGCGGCTCAGCAAGAAGCTCAAGCTCAGCGCGAAGAAGCCCAGAAAGAACTCGATCGGCAAAAACAGGAAGCCTTGAACTCGTTAGAGCAACAAGTCGATACCTTAAGTCGCCAGATTCTCGAAAAACTCTTAGGCTCCGAGCTAGTTAATAGTTAG
- a CDS encoding F0F1 ATP synthase subunit B, with the protein MGTFWLLASAHEAAAEGGFGLNLDFFETNVINLAIVIGLLFYLGQKVLGNILAQRRAEIEEAIADAERRQKEAAAQLADREQKLAQAQAEAERIKAQAAQQAEKAREAILAQAEKDLARLKAEAGKDLNAAQERAIAELRQRVTAMALERAESQLKTQLDEGKQQKLIDNSIAMLGGSR; encoded by the coding sequence ATGGGGACTTTTTGGTTGCTGGCTTCGGCCCACGAAGCGGCTGCGGAAGGAGGTTTTGGTTTAAACCTAGACTTTTTTGAGACGAATGTCATTAACTTGGCGATCGTCATCGGTTTGTTGTTCTATTTGGGTCAAAAAGTTCTGGGTAACATTTTGGCGCAACGACGGGCCGAGATCGAAGAGGCGATCGCCGATGCCGAACGACGTCAGAAGGAAGCGGCGGCTCAATTAGCCGATCGCGAGCAGAAATTGGCTCAAGCGCAGGCGGAAGCCGAGCGGATTAAAGCTCAAGCCGCACAACAGGCGGAAAAAGCTAGAGAAGCGATCTTAGCGCAAGCCGAGAAAGATTTGGCACGGCTCAAAGCGGAAGCGGGCAAAGACCTCAACGCGGCTCAAGAACGGGCGATCGCCGAACTGCGCCAGCGCGTGACGGCTATGGCTCTCGAACGGGCTGAAAGCCAACTCAAAACGCAACTCGACGAAGGCAAACAGCAAAAGCTGATTGACAACAGTATTGCGATGCTCGGAGGGAGTCGATGA
- the atpH gene encoding ATP synthase F1 subunit delta, translating to MSIVQAEILEPYAQALMSVAQANDATEQIGEDMRSLKALLETSDELKQLLENPFVKNEDKKAILRQIGGEDLQHFTRNFLMLLVDRGRIIFLEGICSQYLNLLRKLNQTVLAEVTSAVELSSEQQQAVGDRVKSMTDARNVEIETRIDPELIGGVIIKVGSQVIDASLRGQLRRIGVRLSSST from the coding sequence ATGAGTATTGTACAAGCCGAAATTCTAGAGCCTTACGCCCAAGCGCTGATGTCCGTGGCGCAAGCGAACGACGCGACCGAGCAAATTGGCGAGGACATGCGATCGCTCAAAGCCTTGTTGGAAACTTCCGACGAACTCAAGCAGTTGTTGGAAAATCCGTTTGTCAAAAACGAGGATAAAAAAGCGATTCTCCGACAAATTGGCGGGGAAGATCTCCAACATTTTACCCGCAACTTCTTGATGTTGTTGGTCGATCGCGGACGCATCATTTTCCTCGAAGGGATTTGCTCGCAATACCTCAACCTGCTGCGTAAATTGAACCAAACGGTTCTGGCCGAGGTCACCTCTGCGGTGGAACTCTCCTCGGAGCAACAGCAGGCGGTCGGCGATCGCGTCAAATCCATGACCGACGCCCGCAACGTCGAAATAGAAACGAGAATCGACCCCGAACTGATCGGGGGCGTGATTATCAAAGTCGGCTCCCAGGTCATTGATGCAAGCCTGCGGGGTCAACTGCGCCGGATAGGGGTGCGGCTGAGTAGCTCCACATAA
- the atpA gene encoding F0F1 ATP synthase subunit alpha, whose product MISIRPDEISNIIRQQIEQYDQDVKVSNVGTVLQVGDGIARIYGLEQAMAGELLEFEDGTIGIALNLEEDNVGAVLMGDGYNIQEGSNVTSTGKIAQVPVGEAMLGRVVDALGRPLDGKGDINTSESRLIESPAPGIIARRSVCEPMQTGITAIDSMIPIGRGQRELIIGDRQTGKTAIAIDTIINQKDEDVVCVYVAIGQKASTIAQVLGTLQEKGAMDYTIIVAANANDPATLQYLAPYTGASLAEYFMYNGKHTLVVYDDLSKQAQAYRQMSLLLRRPPGREAYPGDVFYLHSRLLERAAKLNDELGGGSMTALPIIETQAGDVSAYIPTNVISITDGQIFLSSDLFNSGLRPAVNAGISVSRVGSAAQTKAMKKVAGKVKLELAQFAELEAFAQFASDLDQATQQQLARGQRLRELLKQPQNSPLSVQEQVAVIYAGINGYLDDVPVDKVTAFTKGLREYLKTSKPKYVELIQSTKKLEEEAENLLKEGITEFKQSFMATA is encoded by the coding sequence ATGATCAGCATCAGACCGGACGAAATTAGCAATATTATTCGCCAGCAAATCGAGCAGTACGACCAAGACGTCAAAGTCTCCAACGTCGGAACCGTGCTGCAAGTCGGTGACGGAATCGCCCGCATCTACGGCTTGGAACAAGCCATGGCGGGCGAGCTGCTCGAATTTGAAGACGGCACCATCGGCATCGCCCTCAACTTGGAAGAAGACAACGTTGGGGCGGTGTTGATGGGTGACGGCTACAACATCCAAGAAGGATCGAACGTCACCTCCACCGGAAAAATCGCGCAAGTTCCCGTCGGCGAAGCGATGCTCGGTCGCGTCGTCGATGCGTTGGGTCGTCCCCTCGACGGTAAAGGCGACATCAACACCAGCGAAAGCCGCCTGATCGAATCTCCCGCCCCCGGGATCATCGCCCGCCGTTCGGTGTGCGAACCGATGCAAACCGGGATTACGGCGATCGACTCGATGATTCCGATCGGACGCGGACAACGGGAATTGATCATCGGCGACCGTCAGACCGGAAAAACGGCGATCGCGATCGACACGATCATCAACCAAAAAGATGAAGATGTCGTTTGCGTGTACGTGGCGATCGGCCAAAAAGCCTCGACGATCGCCCAAGTCCTCGGCACCCTGCAAGAAAAAGGCGCCATGGACTACACGATCATCGTCGCGGCGAACGCCAACGACCCGGCGACCCTGCAATACCTCGCTCCCTACACCGGAGCCAGCTTGGCCGAATACTTCATGTATAACGGCAAGCACACCCTGGTCGTTTACGACGATCTCTCCAAACAAGCGCAAGCTTACCGTCAAATGTCCCTGCTGCTGCGTCGTCCCCCCGGTCGCGAAGCTTATCCCGGAGACGTGTTCTACTTACACTCCCGCTTGCTCGAACGGGCTGCTAAACTCAACGACGAACTCGGCGGCGGGAGTATGACGGCCCTGCCGATCATCGAAACCCAAGCGGGTGACGTCTCCGCGTACATCCCCACCAACGTGATTTCGATTACCGACGGTCAGATCTTCCTGTCTTCCGACCTGTTCAACTCCGGTCTGCGTCCGGCGGTGAACGCCGGGATTTCCGTGTCCCGGGTCGGTTCGGCAGCGCAAACTAAAGCGATGAAGAAAGTCGCCGGGAAAGTGAAACTGGAACTGGCCCAGTTCGCCGAACTCGAAGCGTTTGCTCAGTTCGCCTCGGACTTAGATCAGGCCACCCAGCAACAGTTAGCGCGCGGTCAGCGCTTGCGCGAACTGTTGAAACAACCCCAGAATTCGCCGTTGTCGGTTCAAGAACAAGTCGCGGTCATTTATGCCGGGATTAACGGTTATCTCGATGACGTTCCCGTCGATAAGGTGACGGCGTTCACGAAGGGCCTGCGCGAGTACCTGAAAACGAGCAAGCCCAAGTACGTCGAACTGATCCAAAGCACCAAGAAGCTGGAAGAAGAAGCGGAAAACCTGCTCAAAGAAGGCATTACCGAATTCAAACAATCCTTCATGGCGACTGCGTAA
- a CDS encoding F0F1 ATP synthase subunit gamma → MANLKAIRDRISSVKNTKKITEAMRLVAAAKVRRAQEQVLGTRPFADRLAQVLYGLQSRLRFEDVDLPLLKKREVQTVGLLVVTGDRGLCGGYNTNIIKRAEARAAELKGEGLDYKYILVGRKATQYFKRRNAPIEANYTGLEQIPTAKEASDIADELLSLFLSDTVDRVELVYTKFVSLISSKPVVQTLLPLDPQGLEASDDEIFRLTTRGGSFQVEREKVTAPSPQSFPRDMIFEQDPTQILEALLPLYLNNQLLRALQEAAASELAARMTAMNNASDNASELIGTLTLTYNKARQAAITQEILEVVGGAEALES, encoded by the coding sequence ATGGCAAATCTCAAAGCGATTCGCGATCGCATTTCATCGGTTAAAAATACCAAAAAGATTACAGAAGCGATGCGCTTGGTGGCGGCGGCGAAAGTCCGTCGCGCTCAAGAGCAGGTACTCGGAACTCGTCCGTTTGCCGATCGCCTCGCCCAAGTGCTTTACGGTTTGCAGTCCCGCCTGCGCTTTGAAGATGTGGACTTGCCCCTGTTGAAAAAACGGGAGGTTCAAACGGTCGGTCTGTTGGTCGTCACGGGCGATCGCGGCTTGTGCGGCGGCTACAACACCAACATCATCAAACGGGCGGAAGCACGCGCTGCCGAACTCAAAGGGGAAGGACTCGATTACAAATACATCTTGGTCGGACGCAAGGCGACTCAGTATTTCAAACGTCGCAACGCGCCCATCGAAGCTAACTACACCGGACTCGAACAAATCCCGACGGCGAAGGAAGCATCGGACATTGCCGACGAACTTCTCTCTTTGTTCCTGTCCGACACTGTGGATCGCGTCGAACTAGTGTATACTAAGTTCGTCTCGCTGATTAGTTCCAAACCCGTGGTTCAAACCTTGCTCCCCCTCGACCCGCAAGGGTTGGAAGCCTCCGACGACGAAATCTTCCGTCTGACGACCCGAGGCGGCAGTTTCCAAGTCGAACGGGAAAAAGTAACCGCACCTTCGCCGCAAAGCTTCCCTCGGGACATGATCTTCGAGCAAGATCCGACCCAAATTTTGGAGGCTTTGTTGCCGTTGTACCTCAACAATCAGTTGCTGCGCGCCCTGCAAGAAGCTGCAGCAAGCGAGTTGGCGGCGCGGATGACGGCGATGAACAACGCCAGCGACAACGCCAGCGAGTTGATCGGTACGTTGACGCTGACGTACAACAAAGCTCGACAAGCGGCGATTACTCAAGAGATTCTCGAAGTGGTCGGCGGTGCGGAAGCACTGGAAAGTTAG
- a CDS encoding adenylate/guanylate cyclase domain-containing protein, with protein sequence MPRLTGSMDRNALKKILILAAYVSPSESLNLDREQHELERGLQRTPQGDRFEILTEQAFHPDDWRRALLDNEPHIVHFLGRGLEIDGLAFEEKGARIRLVNAASLGHLFESFRSRIECVLLDGCYSKIQAEAIARHIPYTIGIDRGIDDRVAVNFAVNFYDEIGSGRSIEKAYDFACQAIADRGISRESIPLFKRQERPFSNSGDRRAVSDASQAGKVQNIPASGSLMSLAHSSTLAAIVFTDVVDSTEHMVANERQTLELLDRDLSFIREVAQCFDGRVLKSMGDGLLLYFDSAVKAVACAQKIQIAFNKVANKLPRDRVLQHRIGIHVGEVFFSGNDVLGTGVNVAARLQGKARPGGICLSQIVYQVVCRHLDLKIECIGSQYLKGIPDAIILYQINP encoded by the coding sequence ATGCCTCGATTGACTGGTTCAATGGATCGTAACGCCCTCAAAAAAATTCTGATTCTAGCTGCCTATGTTTCTCCGTCCGAGAGCTTGAATCTCGATCGCGAACAGCACGAACTCGAACGGGGTTTGCAACGCACTCCCCAGGGCGATCGCTTTGAAATCTTGACCGAGCAAGCCTTTCATCCCGATGACTGGCGCCGCGCCCTGCTCGATAACGAACCTCATATCGTTCATTTTCTCGGACGTGGACTAGAAATCGACGGCTTGGCGTTTGAAGAAAAAGGCGCTCGCATTCGCCTGGTCAATGCGGCGTCTTTAGGACATTTGTTCGAGTCATTTCGCAGTCGCATCGAATGCGTGTTGCTCGACGGTTGCTACAGTAAGATTCAGGCGGAAGCGATCGCCCGACACATTCCCTATACGATCGGGATCGATCGCGGGATTGACGATCGCGTCGCCGTCAATTTTGCCGTCAACTTTTACGACGAAATCGGTTCCGGGCGATCGATAGAAAAAGCTTACGATTTCGCTTGTCAGGCGATCGCCGATCGCGGCATTTCCCGAGAGTCCATTCCCCTATTCAAACGACAAGAACGACCGTTTTCCAACAGTGGCGATCGTCGCGCCGTATCCGATGCTTCCCAAGCGGGTAAAGTCCAAAATATACCCGCCTCCGGATCGTTAATGTCCCTCGCACACAGCAGTACCCTCGCCGCGATCGTCTTTACCGATGTCGTCGATTCTACCGAACATATGGTCGCTAACGAGCGCCAGACCCTCGAATTACTCGATCGCGACTTGAGCTTCATTCGAGAAGTCGCCCAATGCTTTGACGGGCGCGTTCTCAAATCAATGGGAGATGGATTATTACTTTATTTTGACAGTGCGGTTAAAGCCGTAGCTTGCGCTCAAAAAATTCAAATCGCTTTTAACAAAGTTGCCAATAAATTACCCCGCGATCGGGTTTTGCAACACCGCATCGGTATCCACGTTGGAGAAGTCTTTTTTAGTGGGAACGACGTTCTCGGAACGGGGGTTAATGTAGCCGCGCGTTTGCAAGGAAAAGCACGTCCGGGCGGCATCTGTCTTTCTCAAATTGTCTATCAAGTCGTTTGTCGTCACTTAGACCTCAAGATCGAGTGCATCGGTTCTCAATATTTAAAAGGGATTCCAGATGCGATAATTTTATATCAAATCAACCCTTGA
- a CDS encoding RNA-guided endonuclease InsQ/TnpB family protein — protein MVSELSRTKRGLRSSKKSVKGFKTKLDLNNRQRTLMAKHAGVARHAWNWGLATCKKRLETGGKLPTAIDLHKRLVAEVKSRNPWYYEVSKCSPQEALRHLNKAFKRVGQVKGTGFPKFKKKKVKESFYLEGSIKISGDWVKLPRIGWVKSHEQLPPVHPKNVTISKRAGDWYIAFKIDFEPSPQPPFERGAKGDRERIGVDVGIKTLATLCDGKTYPNPKAYRQAQKKLAKLQKELSRRQTGGKNREKTKLKLAKAHRRIADIRADHLHKLTTYLAKNHGEVKIEDLNVSGMLKNHKLAGAIADGGFYEFRRQLEYKCEWYGSKLTLIDPWYPSSQISSNCGHRQKMPLHKRQYDCPNCHASIDRDLNAAINLENAESSAV, from the coding sequence ATGGTATCTGAACTTAGCCGAACGAAAAGAGGGTTGAGGAGTTCAAAAAAGTCAGTGAAAGGCTTTAAGACCAAGCTAGACTTAAATAACCGACAACGAACGTTGATGGCGAAACATGCAGGAGTCGCTCGACACGCTTGGAATTGGGGACTGGCTACCTGTAAGAAAAGATTAGAAACCGGAGGTAAACTGCCAACCGCCATAGACTTACACAAAAGATTAGTCGCCGAGGTAAAAAGTCGGAATCCTTGGTACTATGAAGTCTCAAAATGTAGCCCTCAAGAAGCGTTACGTCACCTAAATAAAGCGTTTAAGCGAGTTGGGCAAGTCAAAGGAACAGGTTTCCCCAAGTTTAAGAAAAAGAAGGTCAAAGAGAGTTTTTACCTGGAAGGAAGCATTAAAATTTCCGGTGATTGGGTGAAGCTACCTCGGATCGGTTGGGTAAAAAGCCACGAACAGTTACCGCCAGTCCATCCTAAAAACGTCACGATAAGTAAACGAGCAGGGGACTGGTATATTGCCTTCAAAATTGATTTTGAACCATCCCCCCAACCCCCCTTTGAAAGGGGGGCGAAGGGGGATAGGGAGCGGATTGGGGTAGATGTAGGAATTAAAACTCTCGCCACCCTGTGCGATGGTAAAACCTATCCCAATCCGAAAGCTTATCGTCAGGCTCAGAAAAAACTGGCCAAACTCCAGAAAGAACTAAGCCGCCGTCAAACAGGAGGTAAAAATCGAGAAAAAACTAAACTCAAGTTAGCTAAAGCCCACCGACGCATCGCCGATATTAGAGCCGACCATCTACACAAGTTAACAACTTACTTAGCCAAGAACCACGGCGAAGTAAAAATTGAAGACTTAAATGTGTCAGGGATGCTCAAAAATCACAAGCTGGCTGGTGCGATTGCGGATGGTGGGTTTTATGAGTTCCGTCGTCAACTTGAATATAAATGCGAGTGGTACGGGAGCAAATTAACATTGATTGACCCGTGGTATCCCAGTTCGCAGATCTCTTCTAACTGCGGACACCGACAAAAAATGCCCCTGCACAAAAGACAGTATGATTGTCCGAACTGTCACGCCTCCATAGATCGTGACTTAAATGCGGCAATTAATCTGGAAAACGCGGAGAGCTCAGCCGTGTAA